Proteins encoded together in one Vallitalea longa window:
- a CDS encoding TIM-barrel domain-containing protein, with protein MKTYKYDLNDVTDINDLDSVYLEKENNECTVVINMDYQAAYGMGERFNHINQKGLTVQSHVYEKFCNQDKISYCPIPFFFTNTGLGVYVDSWVINEFEFADTIKITINRDSLDVFPEIYFFLGEPKDIIMEYVKLTGKPSIIPKWSFGSWISANRWNKYELVEEQIGLLEKYRFPANVMVLEAWSDEATFYRWNENGEWKSPKEMIDKLHERGIKLLLWQCPVIKKMYEGESHRINNEDWEYVKQNNLCLKNSDGSPYIIPEGHWFSGSMIPDFTNPGTIKWWFSKRQHLLDIGVDGFKTDGGEFVYDDDIQAHNGMKGIELKNAYASSYVQAYHDFIGKDRILFSRAGYKGQQNFPIQWAGDQQSTWDEFRHIIIAGISLGISGVPFWGFDIAGFAGELPSIELYERATQLAVFTPIMQWHSEPLGGQFSEIMPSTKDNNDRSPWNMAACYQDEDLIDRLRYHYNLRTNLLPYIYNQAINSCDDGVPMMKHLVLEYPDDESVYDIEDCFMLGDILIAPVITEGKTDREVYLPDGIWTNLWSGEILKGNKKYQIHCGKERIPVFARNGACIALNLGEDRKLGSYVGNSTKSYNQLCFYIVGNEGEYCFHDDLGNKIIITWKDDIHKAKVLSGNIRFDIIKNI; from the coding sequence ATGAAAACATATAAGTATGATTTAAATGATGTAACAGATATTAATGATTTGGATTCTGTATACTTGGAAAAAGAAAATAATGAATGTACAGTTGTCATTAATATGGATTATCAAGCAGCTTATGGTATGGGAGAAAGATTCAATCATATTAATCAGAAAGGTTTAACTGTACAATCACATGTATATGAAAAATTTTGTAATCAAGATAAAATCAGTTATTGTCCTATTCCTTTTTTCTTCACCAATACAGGATTAGGAGTTTATGTGGATTCATGGGTAATAAATGAATTTGAATTTGCTGATACAATAAAGATTACGATTAATAGAGATAGTTTAGATGTATTTCCAGAAATATATTTTTTCCTTGGCGAACCTAAAGATATCATCATGGAATATGTGAAGTTAACTGGCAAACCTTCAATTATACCAAAATGGAGTTTCGGTTCATGGATATCAGCCAATAGATGGAACAAATATGAATTAGTAGAAGAGCAGATCGGTTTACTAGAAAAATATAGGTTCCCTGCCAATGTCATGGTTCTTGAAGCATGGAGTGACGAAGCTACTTTTTATAGATGGAACGAAAATGGTGAATGGAAAAGCCCTAAAGAAATGATTGATAAACTTCATGAACGAGGGATCAAATTATTATTGTGGCAATGTCCAGTTATAAAAAAAATGTATGAGGGAGAATCACATAGAATCAATAATGAAGATTGGGAATATGTTAAGCAGAATAATTTATGCTTGAAAAATTCAGATGGAAGTCCATATATTATTCCAGAGGGACATTGGTTCAGTGGGTCAATGATTCCGGATTTCACTAATCCAGGAACAATAAAATGGTGGTTTTCTAAAAGACAACATCTATTAGATATAGGAGTAGATGGATTTAAAACAGATGGTGGAGAATTTGTCTATGATGATGATATACAAGCTCATAATGGTATGAAAGGTATTGAATTGAAAAATGCTTATGCATCTAGTTATGTACAAGCTTATCATGATTTTATAGGCAAAGACAGAATATTATTCAGCAGAGCTGGCTATAAAGGACAACAAAATTTTCCGATACAATGGGCTGGTGATCAGCAATCTACTTGGGATGAATTTCGTCATATTATAATTGCTGGAATATCATTAGGTATAAGTGGAGTTCCTTTTTGGGGTTTTGATATTGCTGGATTCGCAGGAGAACTTCCATCCATTGAACTGTATGAAAGAGCAACACAGTTAGCTGTATTCACACCTATAATGCAATGGCACTCAGAACCATTAGGTGGCCAATTTTCAGAAATAATGCCTAGTACAAAAGATAATAATGATAGAAGTCCGTGGAATATGGCTGCATGCTATCAAGATGAAGACTTGATAGATAGGTTAAGATATCATTATAATCTAAGAACGAATTTATTACCTTACATATATAATCAAGCAATAAACTCCTGTGATGATGGTGTTCCAATGATGAAACATCTAGTTTTAGAGTATCCAGACGATGAGTCGGTATATGATATTGAAGATTGTTTCATGCTTGGGGATATTTTAATTGCTCCTGTAATAACTGAAGGCAAGACAGATAGAGAGGTATATCTACCAGATGGTATATGGACTAATCTTTGGAGTGGTGAAATATTAAAAGGAAACAAAAAATATCAAATCCATTGTGGAAAAGAACGAATTCCGGTTTTTGCACGTAATGGAGCATGTATTGCCTTGAATTTAGGTGAAGACAGGAAATTAGGTAGTTATGTTGGTAATAGTACGAAAAGTTATAATCAATTATGTTTCTACATAGTTGGTAATGAAGGAGAATATTGTTTTCATGATGATCTAGGAAATAAAATAATTATAACTTGGAAAGATGATATCCATAAGGCAAAAGTTCTATCTGGAAATATTAGATTTGATATTATTAAGAATATATAA
- a CDS encoding LacI family DNA-binding transcriptional regulator yields the protein MTIRDIANAVGVTPTTVSNVINGNYKKVSQKTIDKVQKVIKETGYIPNKNARALVKNSSKIIGVIFPKTIEGFMQNPFHSQILTGIEKVISAKEYYLMIKSIDTYEDMYQLMQNWSVDGFVILSLIGYQLPKLEKFKDVPVVFIDTYYEELKYINIGSEDYEGEYNAADYLLEMGHESIGFISYHIDYPSVISMRLNGFKDALKNKGIPFNHSNDVLEIEEINFDDAECSNRILDFVKNKTGICVSADILAIEIMEVLKDNGYSIPDDISIIGFDNVYLSKLVNPKLTTINQDIIEKGNIAAEKLINMIEKKNNKEPNIKIPTNLVIRDSVKKINQ from the coding sequence ATGACTATAAGAGATATTGCTAATGCTGTTGGAGTAACGCCTACTACAGTTTCCAATGTTATTAATGGAAATTATAAAAAAGTTTCACAAAAGACTATTGACAAAGTTCAAAAAGTCATAAAAGAAACAGGTTATATACCTAATAAAAATGCTAGAGCGCTTGTAAAGAATTCTTCTAAGATAATAGGTGTGATATTTCCAAAAACCATAGAGGGGTTTATGCAGAATCCATTTCATTCTCAGATTTTGACAGGCATTGAAAAAGTTATAAGTGCTAAAGAATATTACCTTATGATAAAATCTATAGATACATATGAAGATATGTATCAGCTAATGCAGAATTGGAGTGTTGATGGTTTCGTAATACTTAGCCTTATAGGGTATCAGCTTCCTAAGTTAGAAAAATTTAAAGACGTTCCAGTAGTTTTTATAGATACTTATTATGAAGAATTGAAATACATCAATATTGGGTCAGAAGACTACGAAGGTGAGTATAATGCAGCAGACTATTTGTTGGAGATGGGACACGAATCAATAGGTTTCATATCTTATCATATAGATTACCCCAGTGTTATTAGTATGAGACTGAATGGGTTCAAAGATGCATTAAAGAACAAAGGGATTCCTTTCAATCATTCAAATGATGTATTAGAAATAGAAGAAATCAATTTTGATGATGCTGAATGTAGTAATAGAATTCTTGATTTTGTAAAGAATAAAACAGGTATATGTGTCAGTGCTGATATTCTTGCTATAGAAATAATGGAAGTGTTAAAAGATAACGGATATAGTATTCCTGACGATATTTCTATTATTGGTTTTGATAATGTATATTTATCTAAACTTGTTAATCCTAAACTTACAACCATAAATCAAGATATCATAGAAAAAGGTAATATAGCAGCAGAGAAATTAATAAATATGATTGAAAAAAAGAATAATAAAGAGCCAAACATTAAGATTCCAACAAATCTTGTTATAAGAGATTCAGTAAAAAAAATTAATCAATAA
- a CDS encoding LacI family DNA-binding transcriptional regulator, whose translation MKVTIKDIAEIANVSVATVSRVVNNKSKGVGEETRKRILELIDQYDFQPSAVARGLVTKKSKIIGLIIPDLTNPFYPKMTKGIEDVAHEHGYNIILCDGNNSKEKEAAYLDFLNEHYVCGIIYNNFHTISNTILNKIMKSSLPLVFIDSKPETKRCKCVYLDNRKAMYELVEYLILNGHRKIAFITGPLDSYSTNERYKGYINALSDYDMPIDSDLIVQGDYIIKDGYNAVGKLFSQTKDFTVIACCNDLMAIGAMEKLEDMGIDVPEDISVVGFDDIDIASLVRPKLTTVAQPIHEMGREAANMIINIIEGRSNKIQDNIIFKPNLVIRDSVKKIN comes from the coding sequence ATGAAAGTTACTATAAAAGATATAGCCGAGATAGCAAATGTATCTGTTGCTACTGTTTCAAGAGTTGTAAATAATAAAAGTAAAGGTGTAGGAGAAGAAACAAGAAAAAGAATTCTTGAACTTATTGACCAATATGATTTTCAACCAAGTGCAGTTGCAAGAGGATTAGTAACCAAAAAATCCAAAATAATAGGATTGATCATTCCAGATTTGACTAATCCATTTTATCCTAAGATGACAAAAGGAATAGAAGATGTAGCGCATGAACATGGATATAATATCATATTATGCGATGGTAATAATTCAAAAGAAAAAGAAGCTGCTTATTTAGATTTTCTTAATGAACATTATGTATGTGGAATAATATATAATAACTTTCATACCATAAGCAATACCATATTGAATAAGATAATGAAAAGTTCTCTACCATTAGTATTCATTGATTCCAAACCGGAAACAAAAAGATGCAAATGTGTTTATCTTGACAATAGAAAAGCTATGTATGAATTAGTTGAATATCTTATACTCAATGGGCATAGAAAAATCGCTTTTATAACGGGACCTTTAGACAGCTACTCCACTAATGAACGATACAAAGGATATATCAATGCTCTATCCGACTATGATATGCCTATTGATTCTGACCTAATAGTTCAAGGTGACTATATTATAAAAGATGGTTATAATGCAGTTGGAAAACTATTTAGTCAGACAAAAGATTTTACAGTAATAGCATGCTGCAATGATCTTATGGCTATAGGAGCAATGGAAAAATTAGAAGATATGGGAATTGATGTTCCAGAAGACATATCAGTTGTTGGATTCGATGATATAGATATCGCTAGTTTAGTTAGACCTAAGTTGACAACTGTTGCCCAACCGATACATGAAATGGGAAGAGAAGCGGCTAACATGATAATTAATATTATTGAAGGCAGAAGTAATAAAATACAAGATAATATTATATTCAAGCCTAATCTGGTAATTAGAGATTCCGTTAAAAAAATAAATTAA
- the iolC gene encoding 5-dehydro-2-deoxygluconokinase yields MNNLVFQKNRDLDLIALGRLAVDLNANEMGPMEETSTFSKYLGGSPANICIAVSRLGLKSGFIGRVADDQFGRFIINYLKDSGIDYSNVTVDESGAKTGLTFTEIKSPTDCSILMYRYNAVDLKFDICDVKEEYIKRSKAILISGTALAASPSREAVFAAVELARKHKTVVFFDIDYRPYTWKSVEETAIYYSLLAERCDVIIGTREEFDMLEMISDPDNEDDDVTANKWFDYNAKIMVIKHGKEGSYAYTAEGKKYTGAVFPVIPVKTFGAGDSYAGGFIYGLMQGYDPGKAMELGAASASIVVSSHSCSDAMPDINKIHRFIKQYDGEKSYDVKNI; encoded by the coding sequence ATGAACAACTTGGTATTTCAAAAAAATAGAGATCTGGATTTAATAGCACTAGGGCGTCTTGCAGTAGATTTGAATGCTAATGAGATGGGTCCTATGGAAGAAACATCTACATTTTCTAAATATTTAGGAGGTTCTCCAGCTAATATATGTATAGCTGTATCAAGGTTGGGACTAAAATCAGGATTTATTGGAAGAGTCGCTGATGATCAATTCGGGCGTTTTATTATTAATTATCTAAAGGATAGTGGCATCGACTATTCTAATGTCACTGTAGATGAATCAGGTGCCAAAACTGGTCTTACATTCACGGAAATCAAATCACCAACAGATTGCAGTATTTTAATGTATCGTTATAATGCTGTTGATCTTAAATTTGATATATGTGATGTAAAAGAGGAGTATATCAAAAGGTCAAAAGCAATACTTATATCAGGAACCGCTCTAGCTGCTAGTCCATCTAGAGAAGCAGTATTTGCGGCAGTAGAACTTGCAAGAAAGCATAAGACAGTAGTCTTTTTTGATATAGATTATCGCCCATATACTTGGAAATCAGTTGAAGAAACTGCTATATATTATAGCTTGTTGGCTGAAAGATGTGATGTAATCATAGGAACTAGAGAAGAATTTGATATGCTTGAGATGATTTCTGATCCTGATAATGAAGATGATGATGTTACGGCTAACAAATGGTTCGATTACAATGCAAAAATAATGGTCATAAAACATGGAAAAGAAGGTTCATATGCTTATACAGCAGAAGGAAAAAAATATACAGGAGCAGTTTTTCCTGTAATACCTGTTAAGACATTTGGTGCAGGAGATTCTTATGCAGGTGGATTCATATATGGATTAATGCAAGGATATGATCCAGGAAAAGCTATGGAATTAGGTGCAGCTTCAGCTTCCATTGTTGTATCAAGTCACAGTTGTTCAGATGCTATGCCAGATATTAATAAGATACATAGATTCATAAAGCAATATGATGGTGAAAAATCTTATGATGTAAAGAATATATAA
- a CDS encoding aldehyde dehydrogenase family protein, protein MSDAKNDINKLIIRAREAQKVAENFTQEKVNELIKAIAWDIVQEETAKEIAGMAVEESQLGNYEGKYSKLMKKVRGSLRDMKDGKSVGVIERIPEKGLIKFAKPVGVIGALVPCTNPEATPVIKAMNAIKGRNAIVFAPHPRTKKTNKHIVDIMRQTLKRYKVPEDLIITIEEPSLELSNELMKQCDLVVATGGSGMVKSAYSSGTPAYGVGAGNAVVIVDETADLKDAAHKIKLSKTYDYATSCSSENSLVIVESVYDEMVSNLIDEGGYLAKKEEKVELQNAMWQEGKLNRKIVAQPANKIADIAGIDITDDKEFIMVEENGVGADYPFSGEKMSVVVSLYKVKDFNEAVDKVNEITGYQGTGHSCGIHTKEDSRIEILGNKVKVSRIMVRQPQCYANSGNWENGMPFTLTLGCGTWGGNIASENITWKHYINVTWVSTPIKEVIPTDYELFGDLAK, encoded by the coding sequence ATGTCAGATGCAAAAAATGATATAAACAAATTAATAATTCGTGCTAGAGAGGCACAAAAAGTAGCAGAAAATTTTACACAAGAGAAGGTTAATGAATTAATAAAAGCGATAGCATGGGATATCGTTCAAGAAGAAACAGCTAAAGAGATAGCAGGAATGGCAGTAGAAGAATCACAACTTGGTAACTATGAAGGCAAATATTCTAAATTGATGAAAAAAGTCCGTGGATCTCTAAGAGACATGAAAGATGGTAAATCAGTGGGAGTTATAGAAAGAATACCAGAAAAAGGACTTATCAAATTTGCAAAACCTGTAGGAGTCATAGGAGCTTTAGTTCCATGTACTAACCCAGAGGCGACACCAGTAATTAAAGCAATGAATGCAATAAAAGGCAGAAATGCCATTGTATTTGCACCACATCCTCGTACTAAAAAAACCAATAAGCATATTGTGGATATCATGAGACAGACTCTCAAAAGATATAAAGTTCCAGAAGATTTGATTATCACAATAGAAGAACCTTCTTTGGAGTTGAGTAATGAACTTATGAAACAATGTGACTTAGTTGTCGCTACTGGAGGTTCGGGAATGGTTAAATCAGCTTATTCTTCAGGTACTCCAGCATATGGCGTTGGAGCAGGTAACGCAGTTGTAATAGTTGACGAAACAGCTGACTTGAAAGATGCGGCTCATAAAATCAAGTTAAGTAAAACTTATGATTATGCTACTAGCTGTTCATCTGAGAATTCTTTGGTAATCGTTGAAAGCGTATATGATGAAATGGTATCTAATCTAATAGATGAAGGAGGATACCTAGCTAAAAAAGAAGAAAAGGTTGAACTACAGAATGCCATGTGGCAGGAAGGAAAACTTAATCGTAAAATAGTTGCACAACCAGCAAATAAAATCGCTGATATTGCAGGTATCGACATAACTGATGATAAGGAATTCATTATGGTTGAAGAAAATGGTGTAGGAGCAGATTATCCATTTTCTGGAGAAAAAATGTCAGTAGTAGTTTCTCTATATAAAGTAAAAGATTTCAATGAAGCAGTTGACAAGGTAAATGAAATAACTGGTTATCAAGGAACAGGACATTCATGTGGTATACATACAAAAGAAGATAGTCGTATTGAGATATTGGGTAATAAAGTAAAAGTAAGCCGTATTATGGTTAGACAGCCACAATGTTATGCTAACAGTGGCAATTGGGAGAATGGAATGCCATTTACATTAACCCTAGGATGCGGTACTTGGGGAGGTAATATCGCTTCTGAAAATATAACTTGGAAACATTATATTAACGTAACGTGGGTATCCACACCAATAAAAGAAGTGATACCTACTGATTATGAGTTGTTTGGCGATTTGGCTAAATAA
- a CDS encoding class II fructose-bisphosphate aldolase yields MLVNMKEILMGVADSNTAVPGFNVYGYEDAMMVIEVANKLNAPAILMSNKDAVLHMDVKCQAALYRAISENHNIPISIHLDHAGSYELCVKAIAAGFTSVMYDGSQLPIEENITRTKEVVRLAHSCGVSVEAEIGSVGYDDPSINAKAIYTNPQEAKIFAEETGVDALAVAVGTLHRMQKQTAEIQYELLEEIQSITSVPLVIHGSTGLADRDLTKLSTYHVGKVNIGTALRMAFGNTLRKEINNHKNEIDRIKLFEEPMRQVKEVVLNKYKLLGW; encoded by the coding sequence ATGTTAGTAAATATGAAGGAGATTTTAATGGGGGTAGCTGACAGCAATACAGCTGTTCCAGGATTCAATGTTTACGGTTATGAAGATGCAATGATGGTCATAGAGGTAGCAAATAAGTTAAATGCACCTGCAATATTAATGAGTAATAAAGATGCAGTTTTACATATGGATGTTAAATGTCAAGCCGCACTTTATAGAGCTATAAGTGAAAATCATAATATACCCATAAGTATTCATCTTGACCACGCTGGCAGTTACGAATTATGTGTTAAAGCTATAGCTGCAGGATTTACGTCAGTTATGTATGACGGTTCTCAATTGCCTATTGAAGAAAATATTACAAGAACAAAAGAAGTTGTTAGACTTGCTCATTCATGCGGTGTTTCAGTCGAAGCTGAAATAGGTTCAGTAGGTTATGATGACCCATCTATAAATGCAAAAGCAATTTACACCAATCCACAAGAAGCTAAAATATTTGCAGAAGAAACAGGTGTAGATGCTTTAGCGGTAGCGGTAGGAACACTACATAGAATGCAAAAACAAACAGCTGAAATTCAATATGAACTACTAGAAGAAATACAGAGTATAACCAGTGTACCACTAGTTATACATGGTTCAACAGGACTTGCTGATAGAGATCTAACTAAATTATCAACTTATCATGTGGGTAAAGTCAATATAGGAACAGCTCTTAGAATGGCATTTGGGAATACATTGAGAAAAGAAATAAATAATCATAAAAATGAAATTGACAGGATCAAACTTTTTGAAGAACCAATGAGACAAGTAAAAGAAGTAGTACTCAATAAATACAAACTTTTGGGATGGTAA
- a CDS encoding 5-deoxy-glucuronate isomerase — protein MVVRREKEYEYGYNPITELEGKHSEMKMDMGIIRVKEDYVYENAEPKERAILLINGNIKFQWDDKEAIVKRDSCFDENPICLHMPKDKKVIITGLSESELCYEAVCNDNVFDTKLYEGEDCNSDVFGKDTLSNTSIRTVRTIIDDDIAPYSNLVIGEVINHPGKWSSYPPHYHVQPEVYYYKFLPDSGFGFSLIGDEVSKVENRSVSLVTSNVVHPQCSAPGYAMYYVWMIPHLKEKRWLKDRIFEDKHKWLCEKDAKIWYQK, from the coding sequence ATGGTTGTTCGTAGGGAAAAAGAATATGAATACGGTTATAACCCTATTACTGAATTAGAAGGTAAACATAGTGAAATGAAAATGGATATGGGGATTATTAGAGTTAAAGAAGATTATGTATATGAAAATGCAGAACCAAAAGAAAGAGCGATTCTATTGATTAATGGGAATATCAAGTTTCAATGGGATGATAAAGAAGCAATTGTAAAAAGAGATAGTTGCTTTGATGAAAATCCCATATGCCTACACATGCCAAAAGATAAAAAAGTAATTATTACTGGATTATCAGAATCTGAGTTATGCTATGAAGCGGTTTGCAATGACAATGTTTTTGATACTAAGCTATACGAGGGTGAAGATTGTAATAGTGATGTTTTTGGTAAAGATACTCTTTCAAATACTTCAATCAGAACTGTTAGAACCATTATTGATGATGATATAGCTCCTTATTCTAACTTAGTTATAGGGGAAGTTATTAATCATCCTGGCAAATGGTCTTCTTATCCACCTCATTATCATGTACAGCCTGAAGTATATTACTACAAATTCTTACCTGATAGCGGATTCGGATTCAGTTTAATAGGAGATGAGGTCAGTAAAGTAGAAAATAGAAGTGTTTCTTTAGTTACTAGTAATGTAGTCCATCCACAATGTTCTGCCCCTGGTTATGCAATGTATTATGTATGGATGATACCACATTTAAAAGAAAAACGATGGCTGAAAGACAGAATTTTTGAAGATAAACATAAATGGTTATGTGAAAAAGATGCTAAAATCTGGTATCAAAAATAA
- the iolD gene encoding 3D-(3,5/4)-trihydroxycyclohexane-1,2-dione acylhydrolase (decyclizing), whose translation METIRLTMAQAIVRFLNNQYIVFDGKEQKFIKGFFTIFGHGNVLGLGQALEQDRGDLEVHQGRNEQGMVHTAIGYAKQKHRRQIYACTSSIGPGAANMVTGAATATANRIPVLLFPGDTYACRQPDPVLQQVEQFHDLTLTTNDAYKAVSKYFDRIYRPEQIMFSLINAMRVLTDPAETGAVTIAIPQDVQGESYDYPISFFNKRIHRIERRIPTEGMINDAFNIIKNKKKPFIICGGGVRYSEAGDALKEFAERFNIPFGETQAGKSTVTWDYPLNMGGIGTTGNLASNVLAKEADLIIGVGTRYTDFTTASKWLFQNPEVEFLNINVASFDACKLDGVKVVADAKTSLEILTIRLQKEKYKSAYTNEIRDIKDKWNNEVNRLFNVKYEDKFIPEIRGHLDDKLEEYKDIQQSSLTQTRVLGVLDDILDDSSIIVGASGSLPGDLQRVWRPKEPDTYHMEYGYSCMGYEVNASLGVKLAQPEREVYAMVGDGSYMMLHSELVTSIQEGAKINILLFDNMEFGCINNLQMSNGMRSFGTEMRHRNDKTGLLDGKLIKIDFAMNAASYGCKTYTVRTEEDLVSAINDAKKQDVSTLIDIKVLPKTMTDGYESFWRVGNAEVAEKESIINATEELKKRIDEARRY comes from the coding sequence ATGGAAACTATTCGTTTAACTATGGCTCAAGCTATAGTTAGATTCCTTAATAATCAATATATAGTTTTTGATGGAAAAGAGCAAAAATTCATTAAAGGTTTTTTTACTATATTCGGTCATGGTAATGTATTAGGTCTTGGTCAGGCGCTTGAACAAGATAGGGGAGATTTAGAAGTTCATCAAGGTCGAAATGAACAAGGAATGGTGCATACGGCAATAGGCTATGCAAAACAGAAACATAGAAGACAAATCTATGCTTGTACTTCTTCCATAGGACCTGGTGCCGCTAACATGGTAACAGGAGCTGCTACTGCTACGGCTAATAGAATACCAGTATTATTATTTCCTGGTGATACATATGCTTGTAGACAACCTGACCCTGTTCTTCAACAGGTTGAACAATTTCATGATCTTACACTTACTACAAATGATGCTTATAAGGCAGTAAGTAAATATTTTGATAGGATATACAGACCTGAACAGATAATGTTTTCTTTGATTAACGCTATGCGTGTTTTGACAGACCCAGCTGAGACAGGTGCTGTAACTATAGCAATTCCTCAAGATGTTCAGGGAGAATCCTATGATTATCCAATTAGTTTTTTTAATAAGCGTATACATAGGATTGAAAGAAGAATTCCTACAGAAGGTATGATTAATGATGCATTCAATATCATAAAAAATAAGAAAAAACCATTTATCATATGCGGTGGAGGGGTTAGATATTCCGAAGCAGGTGATGCATTAAAAGAATTTGCCGAGAGATTTAACATACCTTTTGGAGAGACACAAGCAGGTAAAAGTACAGTTACATGGGATTATCCATTGAATATGGGAGGTATAGGAACAACAGGTAATCTTGCATCAAATGTTTTAGCGAAAGAAGCCGATCTGATTATTGGTGTTGGAACTAGATATACCGACTTTACAACTGCTTCCAAATGGTTGTTTCAGAATCCAGAAGTTGAATTCCTTAATATCAATGTAGCTTCATTTGATGCATGTAAGTTAGATGGAGTGAAAGTAGTTGCTGATGCAAAGACCTCTTTGGAGATATTGACAATAAGATTACAGAAGGAAAAGTATAAATCAGCTTATACCAATGAGATAAGAGATATCAAAGATAAATGGAATAATGAAGTGAATCGTTTATTTAATGTTAAGTATGAGGATAAATTTATACCTGAGATACGAGGACATCTTGATGACAAATTAGAAGAGTATAAGGATATACAACAATCTAGTTTGACACAAACAAGAGTATTAGGTGTACTGGATGATATTCTAGATGACAGTTCAATCATTGTGGGTGCATCAGGAAGTTTGCCAGGTGATTTACAAAGGGTATGGAGACCGAAAGAGCCTGACACTTATCATATGGAATATGGTTATTCCTGTATGGGTTATGAAGTCAACGCTTCACTTGGTGTGAAACTAGCTCAACCAGAAAGAGAAGTCTATGCAATGGTTGGAGACGGTTCATATATGATGCTTCATTCAGAACTTGTCACATCGATACAAGAAGGTGCTAAGATCAATATTCTACTATTTGATAATATGGAATTCGGTTGTATAAATAATCTACAGATGAGTAATGGAATGAGAAGTTTCGGTACAGAAATGCGTCATAGAAATGATAAGACAGGATTATTGGATGGAAAACTCATTAAAATTGATTTCGCTATGAATGCAGCCTCATATGGATGCAAAACATATACTGTCAGAACAGAGGAAGACTTAGTATCTGCTATAAATGATGCCAAGAAACAGGATGTATCAACTTTAATTGATATTAAAGTTCTACCAAAAACTATGACTGATGGTTATGAATCATTCTGGCGTGTGGGAAATGCTGAAGTTGCAGAAAAAGAAAGCATTATAAATGCTACAGAAGAATTAAAGAAAAGAATCGACGAAGCTAGAAGATATTAA